One genomic window of Streptomonospora nanhaiensis includes the following:
- a CDS encoding PadR family transcriptional regulator: MSATRLLVLGMVRSFGPAHGYQVRRELLSWGADKWANVKPGSIYHALRQLLKGGMLRSAGVEESGEGPERALFEVTAAGEEEFFRLLQEALSDAEAKPEYFGAAITFMTALPRARAVGLLRFRLEGLEAARRTAESLLEAEVMGYKPAHVFELFRSWVVAAEANVAFTRELIERLEGGAYSMAGEGGRSFGEPAAASQATGGVPGERRETG, encoded by the coding sequence ATGTCGGCGACGAGGCTGCTGGTACTGGGCATGGTGCGGTCGTTCGGACCCGCCCACGGCTACCAGGTCCGGCGCGAGCTGCTGTCCTGGGGCGCCGACAAGTGGGCCAACGTCAAGCCCGGCTCGATCTACCACGCGCTGCGCCAGCTGCTCAAGGGCGGCATGCTGCGCAGCGCGGGGGTGGAGGAGAGCGGCGAGGGCCCCGAGCGCGCCCTGTTCGAGGTGACCGCCGCCGGCGAGGAGGAGTTCTTCCGGCTGCTCCAGGAGGCCCTGTCCGACGCCGAGGCCAAGCCGGAGTACTTCGGGGCGGCCATCACGTTCATGACCGCGCTGCCGCGCGCCCGCGCCGTCGGGCTCCTGCGGTTCCGCCTGGAGGGGCTGGAGGCGGCCCGGCGCACGGCGGAGTCGCTGCTGGAGGCCGAGGTCATGGGCTACAAGCCGGCGCACGTGTTCGAGCTGTTCCGGTCCTGGGTGGTGGCGGCCGAGGCGAATGTGGCCTTCACCCGGGAGCTGATCGAGCGGCTGGAGGGCGGCGCCTACAGCATGGCGGGCGAGGGCGGGCGGTCGTTCGGCGAGCCGGCCGCCGCGTCGCAGGCGACGGGCGGGGTGCCCGGGGAGCGTCGCGAGACCGGGTAA
- a CDS encoding ATP-binding cassette domain-containing protein, with product MIHTRDLTRSFTTKSGTVQAVRGLTLDVEAGELVAFLGPNGAGKSTSLRMLTTLLAPTSGSATVAGHDVVADPHGVRRRIGYVGQGHGAGYGQRLGEELVTQGRLYGLTRAEARTRAARLMADLELEGLEKRHTSQLSGGQRRRLDIAMGLIHRPDLLFLDEPSTGLDPHSRANLWAHIARLRDDYGTTIFLTTHYLDEADTTAERVVVIDHGTVIADGTPDDLKGKVAGDLVTLETASEGDARQAAEAVAAFAAGGSLDTSGPTVRLRVDRGDSALPQILRAADARGLELRTVQVQRPSLDDVFLTLTGRSLRESAA from the coding sequence GTGATCCACACCCGCGATCTCACCCGCAGCTTCACCACGAAGTCCGGCACCGTCCAAGCGGTGCGCGGCCTGACCCTCGACGTCGAGGCGGGCGAACTCGTCGCCTTCCTCGGCCCCAACGGGGCCGGAAAGTCCACCAGCCTGCGCATGCTCACCACGCTCCTGGCGCCCACCTCGGGCAGCGCCACCGTGGCCGGGCACGACGTGGTCGCCGACCCCCACGGGGTGCGGCGCCGCATCGGCTACGTCGGCCAGGGCCACGGCGCCGGATACGGCCAGCGCCTCGGCGAGGAACTGGTCACCCAGGGGCGGCTCTACGGGCTGACCCGCGCCGAGGCGCGCACGCGCGCCGCCCGGCTCATGGCCGACCTGGAGTTGGAAGGGCTGGAGAAGCGCCACACCTCCCAGCTCTCCGGTGGGCAGCGGCGCCGCCTCGACATCGCCATGGGCCTCATCCACCGGCCCGACCTGCTGTTCCTGGACGAGCCCTCCACCGGGCTCGACCCGCACAGCCGCGCCAACCTGTGGGCCCACATCGCCCGGCTGCGCGACGACTACGGCACCACGATCTTCCTGACCACCCACTACCTGGACGAGGCCGACACCACGGCCGAACGGGTGGTGGTCATCGACCACGGCACGGTGATCGCCGACGGCACCCCCGACGACCTCAAGGGCAAGGTGGCCGGCGACCTGGTGACCCTGGAGACCGCGAGCGAGGGCGACGCCCGCCAGGCGGCCGAGGCCGTCGCCGCGTTCGCCGCCGGCGGCTCCCTCGACACGAGCGGGCCCACGGTCCGCCTGCGCGTGGACCGGGGCGACAGCGCCCTGCCGCAGATCCTGCGCGCCGCTGACGCGCGCGGGCTGGAGTTGCGCACGGTCCAGGTCCAGCGGCCCTCGCTGGACGACGTCTTCCTCACCCTCACCGGCCGCAGCCTGCGCGAGAGCGCCGCGTGA
- a CDS encoding ABC transporter permease, whose product MSFLRDTWIVFLRQLRPTLHAPLLGLGFSMLQPVLYLVLFAPLLSGMPGAMGDNSLQWFVPGVLAMLGLFGTAFAGFGLLPEIRGGAHERMLATPASRVALLLGRVLRDVAVLLVQSVVILLAVLPFGLEVSLPGAAAGLALLMVLGTGLGTLSYLLAMTLREESMFAAALQTMIMPLILLSGVMLPMDLAPAWLYALSRANPVSHVVDAERALFAGDFGDVSVLAGTGVAVAIAAVALAAGTRMMRRLAV is encoded by the coding sequence ATGTCCTTCCTCCGCGACACCTGGATCGTCTTCCTCCGCCAACTCCGGCCCACCCTCCACGCGCCCCTGCTCGGCCTGGGGTTCAGCATGCTCCAGCCGGTGCTCTACCTGGTGCTGTTCGCACCGCTGCTGTCGGGCATGCCCGGCGCCATGGGCGACAACTCCCTCCAGTGGTTCGTGCCGGGCGTGCTCGCCATGCTCGGCCTGTTCGGCACGGCGTTCGCCGGGTTCGGGCTGCTGCCCGAGATCCGCGGCGGCGCGCACGAGCGGATGCTGGCGACCCCGGCCAGCCGCGTGGCGCTGCTGCTGGGGCGCGTCCTGCGCGACGTGGCCGTCCTGCTCGTCCAGTCGGTGGTCATCCTGCTCGCGGTGCTGCCCTTCGGCCTGGAGGTGTCGCTGCCGGGTGCGGCGGCCGGGCTGGCCCTGCTGATGGTCCTGGGCACCGGGCTGGGGACGCTGTCCTACCTGCTGGCGATGACGCTGCGGGAGGAGAGCATGTTCGCCGCCGCGCTCCAGACGATGATCATGCCGCTCATCCTGCTCTCAGGCGTGATGCTGCCGATGGACCTGGCCCCGGCCTGGCTCTACGCGCTCTCCCGCGCCAACCCGGTCAGCCACGTGGTCGACGCCGAGCGCGCCCTGTTCGCGGGCGACTTCGGCGACGTCTCGGTCCTGGCGGGAACGGGCGTGGCGGTGGCGATCGCCGCCGTCGCCCTGGCGGCGGGCACCCGGATGATGCGCCGCCTGGCGGTCTGA
- a CDS encoding Lrp/AsnC family transcriptional regulator, translating into MLDNVDRRILAELQADARLSYNELSRRVNLSPPAVADRVRRLQDRGVITGYHAHVDPAAAGLPVTALVRMECFGPLCLLRDEAAMSRPEILQLHRVTGDACCVLLIAVASMAHFERIIDHLAEHGRPSSTMVLSSPYPWRPVRP; encoded by the coding sequence ATGCTCGACAACGTGGACCGCCGCATCCTCGCCGAACTCCAGGCCGATGCCCGGCTGTCCTACAACGAGCTGTCGCGCCGGGTGAACCTGTCCCCTCCGGCGGTGGCCGACCGGGTCCGCCGCCTCCAGGACCGGGGCGTGATCACCGGCTACCACGCCCACGTCGACCCGGCGGCGGCCGGCCTTCCGGTGACGGCGCTGGTGCGCATGGAGTGCTTCGGCCCGCTGTGCCTGCTGCGCGACGAGGCCGCGATGTCCCGCCCGGAGATTCTGCAACTGCACCGGGTGACGGGCGACGCCTGCTGCGTCCTGCTCATCGCCGTCGCGTCCATGGCTCACTTCGAGCGGATCATCGACCACCTCGCCGAACACGGCCGCCCCTCCAGCACCATGGTCCTGTCCAGCCCCTACCCCTGGCGCCCCGTCCGCCCCTGA
- a CDS encoding tryptophan 2,3-dioxygenase, translating to MAVAAAAHDRDAAGGGTGAAGACPLEAADRAAAYADYVRTETLLDLQRPRTGEPAELSFIIATQVMELLFTLVRQHWTAARDALEADDAEAAIAALRRGTGAQDVLVESWALLGTLTPAEFDRFRDSLGVASGVQSPGYRHLEFLLGNKSAGMIRPFRGQPDVHRDLERALAEPGLYDAALRLLHRRGLGVPAAAADRDWRRPYTPHPDVEKAWARVYADDRPGNELLRLAEALVDTAERVTRWRHRHLMAVKRAMGAKPGTGGSTGLDWLARNAGQDVFPELWSLRTAL from the coding sequence ATGGCGGTGGCAGCGGCGGCCCACGACCGGGACGCGGCCGGCGGCGGTACCGGGGCGGCCGGAGCATGCCCCCTGGAGGCCGCCGACCGGGCCGCGGCCTACGCCGACTACGTGCGCACCGAGACCCTGCTCGACCTGCAGCGGCCCCGCACCGGCGAGCCCGCCGAGCTGTCGTTCATCATCGCCACCCAGGTCATGGAGCTGCTGTTCACCCTGGTCCGGCAGCACTGGACCGCCGCGCGCGACGCGCTGGAGGCCGACGACGCCGAGGCGGCGATCGCGGCCCTGCGGCGGGGAACCGGCGCCCAGGACGTCCTGGTGGAGTCGTGGGCGCTGCTCGGCACCCTCACCCCCGCCGAGTTCGACCGGTTCCGCGACTCCCTCGGCGTGGCCTCGGGCGTGCAGTCGCCCGGCTACCGGCACCTGGAGTTCCTGCTGGGCAACAAGTCGGCGGGCATGATCCGCCCCTTCCGCGGCCAGCCCGACGTGCACCGCGACCTGGAGCGCGCCCTGGCCGAGCCCGGCCTCTACGACGCCGCGCTGCGGCTGCTGCACCGGCGCGGCCTGGGCGTCCCCGCCGCCGCGGCCGACCGCGACTGGCGCCGCCCCTACACGCCCCACCCCGATGTGGAGAAGGCGTGGGCGCGGGTCTACGCCGACGACCGCCCGGGCAACGAGCTGCTGCGCCTGGCCGAGGCCCTGGTGGACACCGCCGAGCGGGTCACCCGCTGGCGGCACCGCCACCTCATGGCCGTCAAGCGCGCCATGGGTGCCAAGCCCGGCACCGGCGGGTCCACCGGCCTGGACTGGCTGGCGCGCAACGCGGGGCAGGACGTGTTCCCCGAGCTGTGGTCGCTGCGGACCGCGCTGTGA
- the kynU gene encoding kynureninase — protein sequence MTPTTREDCLRRDAADPLAAFRAEFALPENVIYLDGNSLGALPAATPGRVAEVVEREWGRGLIASWNDAGWWDKPRTLGAKLAPLVGAAPDEVVVGDGTSANLFKALVAALRLNPGRRAVVGESTNFPTDLYVTQGAAELMDVVERRVDPDNRAALAAALAAGDVAAVVLSHVDYRTGALRDMAEINRLARANGVLTVWDLCHSVGAVPVELAATGADFAVGCTYKYLNGGPGGPAFTYVAHRHQAAARQPLTGWHGHARPFDFAAEYVPAEGASRFLSGSQSLIAAAALESALDLWARVDLGRLRAKSLALTELFLELTERAGFASVTPRAAARRGSQVSLRHPEGYAIVQALIKRGVVGDFRAPDIMRFGFAPLYLRYVDVYDAAAALADVVRTGEWRDPAFARRRQVT from the coding sequence ATGACACCGACCACCCGCGAGGACTGCCTCCGCCGCGACGCCGCCGACCCCCTGGCCGCCTTCCGCGCGGAGTTCGCGCTGCCCGAGAACGTGATCTACCTCGACGGCAACTCGCTGGGCGCGCTGCCCGCCGCCACCCCCGGGCGGGTCGCCGAGGTGGTGGAGCGCGAGTGGGGCCGGGGACTCATCGCGAGCTGGAACGACGCCGGCTGGTGGGACAAGCCGCGCACGCTCGGCGCCAAGCTCGCACCGCTGGTGGGCGCGGCCCCCGACGAGGTGGTGGTGGGCGACGGCACCTCGGCCAACCTGTTCAAGGCGCTGGTGGCGGCCCTACGGCTGAACCCCGGCCGGCGCGCGGTCGTGGGGGAGTCCACCAACTTCCCCACCGACCTCTACGTCACCCAGGGCGCGGCCGAGCTGATGGACGTGGTCGAGCGCCGGGTCGACCCCGACAACCGCGCCGCGCTGGCCGCCGCGCTGGCGGCCGGGGACGTGGCCGCCGTGGTGCTGAGCCACGTCGACTACCGCACCGGCGCGCTGCGGGACATGGCCGAGATCAACCGGCTGGCGCGGGCCAACGGCGTGCTGACGGTCTGGGACCTGTGCCACAGCGTGGGCGCGGTGCCGGTGGAGCTGGCGGCGACCGGCGCGGACTTCGCCGTGGGCTGCACCTACAAGTACCTCAACGGAGGTCCGGGCGGCCCCGCGTTCACCTACGTCGCCCACCGCCACCAGGCCGCCGCCCGCCAGCCCCTCACCGGCTGGCACGGCCACGCCCGCCCGTTCGACTTCGCCGCCGAGTACGTGCCGGCCGAGGGCGCGAGCCGCTTCCTCAGCGGGTCGCAGTCGCTGATCGCGGCCGCCGCCCTGGAGTCCGCCCTCGACCTGTGGGCGCGGGTGGACCTCGGCCGGCTGCGCGCCAAGAGCCTGGCGCTGACGGAGCTCTTCCTGGAGCTGACCGAGCGGGCCGGGTTCGCCTCGGTCACCCCGCGCGCGGCCGCGCGGCGCGGCAGCCAGGTGTCGCTGCGCCATCCCGAGGGCTACGCGATCGTGCAGGCGCTCATCAAGCGCGGCGTGGTCGGCGACTTCCGCGCGCCCGACATCATGCGGTTCGGCTTTGCCCCGCTTTACCTGCGCTATGTCGACGTCTACGACGCCGCCGCCGCGCTGGCGGACGTGGTGCGCACGGGGGAGTGGCGTGACCCGGCCTTTGCGCGGCGCCGCCAGGTGACCTGA
- a CDS encoding dihydrolipoamide acetyltransferase family protein, whose product MSAAESGGVRRFLLPDLGEGLADAEILAWRVAVGDEVAVDQPVAEVETAKTTVEVPCPYAGRVTALHGAPGESIPVGAPLISVDTGRTEAGGGPAAGPAPAARAAADGGADADGAPAPAAGAAGSPSPAAPSRPGPTPAERVLAGPRALPADAPVGAPDGPGPVPAARGGEPAPGGADGSAPLSGAVLVGYGTRAEQRHSPSRRRPQRRDPAEGGPRPTASAAPPPPPADPGPRGARHPVAVVSPLVRRLAREHGIDVAQVAGSGEGGLVLRRDVEAAAAARRAGTAPAAPAPHAGTAPAAVPAARPAPDRQPRAWSEPGPEPGAATAPAGARRIALSGPHREMARRMARSRREIPEATVWVDVDASGLLDLRAALTAADPDRPVSLLALVARFCVLGLRRFPALNSRFDAERGELLEPPGVHLGFAAQTPRGLVVPVVRDAHELTTRELAAELTGLTERARAGGLPPDRLSGGTFTVNNYGVFGVDGAAAVINHPESAIVGIGRIVKRPWVVGDDLAVRPVTELTLAFDHRVCDGAVAAGFLRFVADCVERPELLIGDM is encoded by the coding sequence GTGAGCGCGGCCGAGAGCGGCGGCGTGCGCCGCTTCCTGCTGCCCGACCTGGGCGAGGGGCTCGCCGACGCCGAGATCCTGGCCTGGCGGGTCGCGGTCGGCGACGAGGTCGCGGTGGACCAGCCGGTGGCCGAGGTCGAGACGGCCAAGACCACCGTCGAGGTCCCCTGCCCCTACGCCGGACGGGTCACGGCCCTGCACGGCGCCCCCGGGGAGTCCATCCCGGTGGGCGCGCCCCTGATCAGCGTGGACACCGGTCGGACGGAGGCCGGTGGCGGACCGGCCGCCGGCCCCGCGCCGGCGGCCCGCGCCGCCGCCGACGGCGGCGCGGACGCCGACGGTGCCCCGGCCCCGGCCGCCGGGGCCGCGGGCTCCCCCTCCCCGGCGGCGCCCTCTCGGCCGGGACCGACCCCGGCCGAACGCGTCCTCGCCGGCCCCCGCGCGCTCCCCGCCGACGCCCCTGTCGGCGCGCCGGACGGACCCGGGCCGGTACCGGCGGCACGCGGCGGGGAACCCGCGCCCGGCGGCGCCGACGGCTCCGCCCCGCTGTCCGGCGCCGTGCTGGTGGGCTACGGCACCCGCGCCGAACAGCGGCACAGCCCGTCTCGCCGCCGCCCCCAGCGGCGAGACCCGGCGGAGGGCGGCCCGCGGCCAACGGCGTCCGCGGCGCCGCCCCCGCCCCCCGCCGATCCCGGACCCCGCGGCGCGCGGCACCCGGTGGCGGTGGTGTCGCCCCTGGTCCGGCGGCTCGCCCGCGAGCACGGGATCGACGTCGCCCAGGTGGCCGGAAGCGGCGAGGGCGGCCTGGTCCTGCGGCGCGACGTGGAGGCCGCGGCCGCCGCCCGCCGCGCGGGGACCGCGCCGGCCGCCCCGGCGCCCCACGCCGGCACGGCGCCGGCGGCCGTGCCCGCCGCCCGGCCCGCGCCCGACCGGCAGCCGCGGGCCTGGTCTGAGCCGGGTCCGGAACCGGGCGCGGCGACCGCGCCCGCCGGCGCGCGGCGCATCGCGCTGAGCGGTCCGCACCGGGAGATGGCGCGGCGTATGGCGCGCTCGCGCCGGGAGATCCCCGAGGCCACGGTGTGGGTGGACGTGGACGCCTCCGGCCTGCTGGACCTGCGGGCGGCCCTCACCGCGGCCGACCCCGACCGCCCGGTGAGCCTGCTCGCCCTCGTGGCCCGGTTCTGCGTGCTGGGGCTGCGCCGCTTCCCGGCGCTGAACTCCCGGTTCGACGCCGAGCGCGGCGAACTCCTGGAGCCGCCGGGCGTGCACCTGGGGTTCGCGGCGCAGACACCGCGCGGGCTCGTCGTGCCCGTGGTGCGCGACGCCCACGAACTGACGACGCGGGAACTGGCCGCCGAACTCACCGGACTGACCGAGCGGGCGCGCGCCGGGGGCCTGCCGCCGGACCGGCTCTCCGGCGGCACGTTCACGGTGAACAACTACGGGGTTTTCGGGGTGGACGGCGCCGCCGCCGTGATCAACCACCCCGAGTCGGCCATCGTCGGCATCGGGCGGATCGTCAAGCGGCCCTGGGTGGTGGGCGACGACCTCGCCGTGCGGCCGGTGACCGAGTTGACCCTGGCGTTCGACCACCGGGTGTGCGACGGCGCGGTGGCGGCGGGGTTCCTGCGGTTCGTCGCCGACTGCGTGGAGCGCCCGGAACTGCTCATCGGCGACATGTGA
- a CDS encoding alpha-ketoacid dehydrogenase subunit beta: protein MAEVSLGRALNRALRDALAADPDVLVYGEDVGPLGGVFRVTDGLTAEFGEDRCFDSPLAESGIVGTAVGMAMYGHRPVVEMQFDAFAYPAFQQVVSHVAKMRNRTRGRVALPIVIRVPYGGGIGAVEHHGDSSETYYAHTPGLRVVTPATPADGYSMLREAIACPDPVVFLEPKRRYWATEDVELPVRTAPMDQAVVRRPGRDATLIAYGPTVDTALLAAEAAAEEGREVEVVDLRSLAPFDDATVTASVRRTGRAVVVHEASAFAGYGAEVAARVTERCFHYLEAPVLRVAGLDIPYPPPRLEEYHLPSVDRILAAIDRLQWEAAWVPRPEAARSDGGAAADTGPAHRLEVGA, encoded by the coding sequence ATGGCCGAGGTCAGCCTGGGCCGGGCGCTCAACCGCGCGCTGCGCGACGCCCTGGCCGCCGACCCCGACGTGCTGGTCTACGGCGAGGACGTCGGCCCGCTGGGCGGGGTGTTCCGGGTCACCGACGGACTCACGGCCGAGTTCGGCGAGGACCGCTGCTTCGACTCCCCCCTCGCGGAGTCCGGGATCGTGGGCACGGCGGTGGGCATGGCCATGTACGGGCACCGGCCCGTGGTCGAGATGCAGTTCGACGCCTTCGCCTACCCCGCCTTCCAGCAGGTCGTCTCGCACGTGGCCAAGATGCGCAACCGCACCCGGGGGCGCGTGGCCCTGCCCATCGTCATCCGGGTGCCCTACGGCGGCGGGATCGGCGCGGTGGAGCACCACGGCGACTCCTCCGAGACCTACTACGCCCACACCCCCGGCCTGCGCGTGGTCACCCCCGCCACGCCCGCCGACGGCTACTCGATGCTGCGCGAGGCCATCGCCTGCCCCGACCCGGTGGTGTTCCTGGAGCCCAAGCGCCGCTACTGGGCCACCGAGGACGTCGAGCTTCCGGTGCGCACCGCGCCCATGGACCAGGCGGTGGTGCGGCGGCCGGGCCGCGACGCCACCCTGATCGCCTACGGGCCCACCGTCGACACCGCGCTGCTGGCCGCCGAGGCGGCGGCCGAGGAGGGCCGCGAGGTCGAGGTGGTGGACCTGCGCAGCCTGGCGCCGTTCGACGACGCCACCGTGACCGCGTCGGTGCGCCGCACCGGGCGCGCGGTGGTGGTGCACGAGGCGTCGGCGTTCGCCGGGTACGGCGCCGAGGTGGCCGCGCGCGTCACCGAGCGGTGCTTCCACTACCTGGAGGCGCCGGTGCTGCGGGTGGCCGGGCTGGACATCCCCTATCCCCCGCCCCGGCTGGAGGAGTACCACCTGCCCAGCGTGGACCGCATCCTGGCCGCGATCGACCGGCTGCAGTGGGAGGCGGCGTGGGTGCCCCGCCCCGAGGCCGCGCGCTCGGACGGCGGCGCGGCGGCGGACACGGGCCCGGCGCACCGGCTGGAGGTGGGGGCGTGA
- a CDS encoding thiamine pyrophosphate-dependent dehydrogenase E1 component subunit alpha: MTTSDAPGSPADPAHLLPSLEPVRLIDPDGTRAAPEAGAGFALPEPAVLLALLRAMVVGRRFDRQADALARQGRLAVYPSSHGQEACQVGGVLALAETDWLFPTYRDCVSLVTRGVDPVEVLTLLRGDWHSGYDPARHRCAPQCTPLATNASHAVGLTYAARRKGEDVAALVLMGDGATSEGDAHEAYNFAAVWNTPVVFLVQNNQWAISVPLRRQSAAPTLAHKAVGYGMRGYHVDGNDAAAVHAVVSRALAEARAGAGPALVEARTYRIDPHTNSDDPRRYRDDSEVDHWRRRDPVARLEALLRREGRLDDAGHRAMVDAADRLAISVRERIARLGGPRPEELFDHVYAAPTAPLRGQREEVRAWAEARRAARAGAPAADTGEEV, encoded by the coding sequence ATGACGACCAGCGACGCACCCGGCAGCCCGGCCGACCCGGCCCACCTGCTGCCCTCGCTGGAGCCGGTCCGGCTCATCGATCCCGACGGCACCCGCGCCGCCCCCGAAGCCGGCGCGGGCTTCGCCCTGCCCGAGCCCGCCGTCCTGCTGGCGCTGCTGCGCGCCATGGTGGTGGGCCGCCGCTTCGACCGCCAGGCCGACGCCCTGGCGCGGCAGGGCCGCCTCGCCGTCTACCCCTCCTCCCACGGCCAAGAGGCCTGCCAGGTCGGCGGCGTGCTCGCCCTGGCCGAGACCGACTGGCTGTTCCCCACCTACCGCGACTGCGTCTCGCTGGTCACCCGCGGGGTCGACCCGGTCGAGGTGCTGACCCTGCTGCGCGGCGACTGGCACAGCGGCTACGACCCCGCCCGCCACCGCTGCGCGCCGCAGTGCACGCCGCTGGCCACCAACGCCTCCCACGCGGTCGGGCTCACCTACGCCGCCCGCCGCAAGGGCGAGGACGTCGCGGCGCTGGTGCTCATGGGCGACGGCGCCACCAGCGAGGGCGACGCGCACGAGGCCTACAACTTCGCGGCGGTGTGGAACACCCCGGTGGTGTTCCTGGTGCAGAACAACCAGTGGGCCATCAGCGTCCCGCTGCGCCGGCAGAGCGCCGCGCCCACGCTCGCGCACAAGGCGGTGGGCTACGGCATGCGCGGCTACCACGTCGACGGCAACGACGCCGCCGCCGTCCACGCGGTGGTGTCGCGGGCCCTGGCCGAGGCCAGGGCGGGCGCCGGGCCCGCGCTGGTCGAGGCGCGCACCTACCGGATCGACCCGCACACCAACTCCGACGACCCCCGCCGCTACCGCGACGACTCCGAGGTCGACCACTGGCGGCGGCGCGACCCGGTGGCGCGGCTGGAGGCGCTGCTGCGCCGCGAGGGGCGGCTCGACGACGCCGGCCACCGCGCGATGGTCGACGCGGCCGACCGGCTGGCGATCTCGGTGCGCGAGCGGATCGCCCGGCTGGGCGGCCCCCGCCCCGAGGAGCTGTTCGACCACGTCTACGCCGCGCCGACGGCACCGCTGCGCGGCCAGCGCGAGGAGGTGCGGGCCTGGGCCGAGGCCCGCCGCGCCGCCCGGGCGGGCGCGCCCGCCGCCGACACCGGCGAGGAGGTCTGA
- a CDS encoding Lrp/AsnC family transcriptional regulator → MAVPLDDVDRRIIDLLRADGRMSIRAVAERAHISRANAYARLDRLRADGVIRGFTAVIDHEKYGKGLSAYVSVRIQQHSWERFRAYLRDIPEVDHAALVSGDVDLLLLVRVADPAALRTFVLERLQRIPEVRSTQTMFILDEPALGQAGR, encoded by the coding sequence ATGGCCGTGCCCCTCGACGACGTCGACCGCCGCATCATCGACCTCCTGCGCGCCGACGGCCGCATGTCCATCCGGGCGGTCGCCGAACGGGCGCACATCTCCCGCGCCAACGCCTACGCCCGGCTCGACCGGCTGCGCGCCGACGGCGTGATCCGCGGCTTCACCGCGGTCATCGACCACGAGAAGTACGGCAAGGGGCTGTCGGCCTACGTGTCGGTGCGCATCCAGCAGCACTCCTGGGAGCGGTTCCGCGCCTACCTGCGCGACATCCCCGAGGTCGACCACGCCGCCCTGGTCTCGGGCGACGTCGACCTGCTGCTGCTGGTCCGGGTGGCCGACCCCGCCGCGCTGCGCACGTTCGTGCTGGAGCGGCTGCAGCGCATCCCCGAGGTCCGCAGCACCCAGACCATGTTCATCCTCGACGAGCCGGCGCTGGGCCAGGCCGGCCGGTGA